Proteins found in one Podarcis muralis chromosome 5, rPodMur119.hap1.1, whole genome shotgun sequence genomic segment:
- the SOX18 gene encoding transcription factor SOX-18, with amino-acid sequence MNISEPSFCREEIPQARGDFSWGAVAGAAAAPPPPPPPPPPPPAAAASDPGRAFAQHSRAAEPAVSSRTPSPEPAFGFRPGAAAPIGGGDPGGALLGTSAASSRSPSPDAGYGYGAGSGRPSDGKSAEDSRIRRPMNAFMVWAKDERKRLAQQNPDLHNAVLSKMLGQSWKALSANDKRPFVEEAERLRIQHLQDHPNYKYRPRRKKQAKKIKRMEPNILLHNLSQPCGDGFAMNHRAGGAIGHPGHAQPPPLNHFRELRSVSSDLENYGLPTPEMSPLDVLEQTEPAFFPPHMQDDCGVMSFRGYHHHPPPPPPPPQMEFTPEKNLGRNMPMGYPQNPPHLADAMRTPHPPGMYYNQICAGAANGLSAHLGQLSPPPESHHLDGVEHLNPNELWTEVDRNEFDQYLNMSRTRPDPSGFAYHVSVSKVTPRSLSCEESSLISALSDASSAVYYSTCITG; translated from the exons ATGAATATATCTGAGCCTAGTTTCTGTAGAGAGGAGATACCCCAAGCCAGAGGCGACTTTTCATGGGGAGCCGTCGCGGGAGcagccgctgcgccaccgccgcctccgccgcctccgcctcctcctcccgccgccgctgcctcTGATCCCGGGCGCGCCTTCGCGCAGCACAGCCGGGCCGCCGAGCCCGCCGTCTCCAGCCGGACCCCCAGCCCGGAGCCGGCCTTCGGATTTCGCCCCGGCGCAGCGGCGCCCATCGGGGGAGGCGACCCCGGCGGCGCGCTCTTGGGCACCTCGGCTGCCTCGAGCCGTTCTCCCAGCCCCGACGCCGGCTATGGCTACGGCGCCGGCTCGGGCCGTCCGTCCGACGGCAAGAGCGCCGAGGATTCCCGCATCCGGCGCCCCATGAACGCCTTCATGGTGTGGGCCAAGGACGAGAGGAAGCGGCTGGCCCAGCAGAATCCGGACCTGCACAACGCGGTGCTGAGCAAGATGCTGG GCCAGTCGTGGAAAGCGCTCAGCGCCAACGACAAGCGCCCCTTTGTGGAAGAGGCAGAGAGGCTGAGGATCCAGCACCTGCAGGACCACCCCAACTACAAGTACCGCCCCAGGAGGAAGAAGCAAGCCAAGAAAATCAAGAGGATGGAGCCCAACATCCTCCTGCACAACCTCTCCCAGCCTTGCGGCGACGGCTTTGCCATGAACCACCGGGCTGGTGGCGCCATCGGGCACCCGGGCCATGCCCAGCCTCCTCCGCTCAACCACTTCAGAGAACTCCGCTCCGTGAGCTCTGATCTGGAGAACTACGGCTTGCCGACCCCTGAGATGTCCCCTCTGGACGTCTTGGAGCAGACGGAGCCTGCCTTTTTCCCTCCACACATGCAGGACGACTGTGGCGTGATGTCCTTCCGAggctaccaccaccaccctccgcctcctcctccacctccccaGATGGAGTTTACCCCGGAGAAAAACCTGGGGAGGAACATGCCCATGGGCTACCCGCAGaacccacctcacctggctgatGCCATGAGGACTCCCCACCCACCTGGTATGTACTACAACCAAATATGCGCCGGAGCCGCCAACGGGCTTTCAGCCCACCTGGGCCAGCTCTCCCCGCCGCCCGAATCTCACCACCTTGACGGCGTGGAGCACTTGAACCCCAACGAGCTCTGGACAGAAGTGGACCGCAACGAGTTTGATCAGTATTTGAATATGAGCAGGACTCGTCCCGATCCGTCGGGGTTTGCCTACCATGTCTCCGTGTCCAAAGTGACTCCACGAAGCCTCTCCTGTGAGGAGAGCAGCTTGATATCGGCCCTGTCCGATGCCAGCAGCGCTGTCTATTACAGCACCTGTATCACTGGGTAG